A region of Pirellulales bacterium DNA encodes the following proteins:
- the xerC gene encoding tyrosine recombinase XerC: protein MQPAIDRFLQYLTVERNSSPLTVKSYREDLQALAAYLGERYPTAPPPGDVTTLDLRGYLSALHEQQYAKTTIARRLASLRSFFRFGQREGWTDSNPAKPLRNPRKSRALPHFLSSADLDRLLSTPPADKPMGLRDRAILETLYSAGLRVSELVGLNDGDVDLSQGIVRVRGKGKRERLAPIGSYAAAALRTWLRVRRVSPREPSGIETPVFLNKSGRRLTTRSVGRLLEKHLAAAALDRRTTPHTLRHSFATHLLDGGADIRSVQELLGHKSLVTTQIYTHLSTANLRAIYEKAHPRAK, encoded by the coding sequence ATGCAACCCGCGATTGACCGCTTCTTGCAGTACCTCACGGTCGAGCGGAACAGCTCGCCGCTGACGGTCAAGAGCTATCGCGAAGACCTGCAGGCGCTGGCCGCCTATCTGGGCGAGCGTTATCCGACCGCGCCGCCGCCGGGCGACGTGACCACGCTCGATCTGCGGGGCTATCTCTCGGCGCTGCACGAACAGCAGTATGCCAAGACCACGATTGCCCGGCGATTGGCGTCGCTGCGAAGCTTTTTCCGTTTCGGCCAACGCGAGGGATGGACCGACAGCAATCCCGCCAAGCCGCTGCGCAACCCGCGCAAGAGCCGGGCGCTGCCGCACTTTCTGTCGTCGGCCGATCTCGACCGGCTGCTGTCGACGCCGCCGGCCGACAAGCCGATGGGTCTGCGCGACCGGGCGATCCTGGAAACGCTCTATTCGGCCGGCCTGCGCGTGAGCGAGCTGGTGGGGCTGAACGACGGCGACGTGGATTTATCGCAGGGCATTGTCCGCGTGCGCGGCAAAGGCAAACGCGAGCGGCTGGCCCCCATCGGCAGCTATGCCGCCGCCGCCCTGCGCACCTGGCTGCGGGTGCGACGCGTCAGCCCGCGCGAGCCATCGGGCATCGAGACGCCGGTCTTCCTCAACAAGTCGGGCCGCCGCCTGACCACGCGCAGCGTCGGCCGGCTGCTGGAAAAGCACCTGGCGGCGGCGGCACTCGACCGCCGCACCACGCCGCACACGCTGCGGCACAGCTTCGCCACGCACTTGCTCGACGGCGGAGCCGACATCCGTAGCGTGCAAGAGCTGCTCGGCCACAAGAGCCTCGTCACCACGCAGATTTACACGCACCTCAGCACGGCGAATCTGCGGGCCATCTACGAGAAGGCCCACCCCAGGGCCAAGTGA